From Oscillospiraceae bacterium CM, a single genomic window includes:
- the hemZ gene encoding coproporphyrinogen dehydrogenase HemZ, translated as MTLTLTGHDYRYAVEQILLMMYPAEKPRYDATEPSGLSACVTLTFGGTYAVAVTHIVSDKGRFRGTSRARRALLTDKLTTDRLLQKIIKLSFFKAATAETGKSPVWGALTGIRPGKLATALFESGRTEHHIRGVYTREYGAMPERASLCIDTARAALLVKKTLCEKDVALYIGIPFCPTRCHYCSFVSHSVEKSMKLIVPFLDALMHEINALSQTVRALGLRIIAVYIGGGTPTTLSPEALEQLMQTLGRSLDLSGVREYTVEAGRPDTITPEKLSVLRRNGAGRISINPQTMSNDVLHAIGRRHSSEDVLEAMRQARKSRFDAVNMDLIAGLPGDTEQGFRESLDSVLTLSPENVTVHTLSLKKGTRVTLEQTSIPGAGAVSGMLDYAEKTLRGAGYRPYYLYRQKFMSGGFENVGWCRPGMESLYNILIMEELCTILALGGGGVTKLVRPETGRIERIFNYKYPYEYIDHQERVAADKSRIEAFYRTAWPSVL; from the coding sequence ATGACGCTGACGCTGACAGGCCATGATTATCGATACGCCGTTGAGCAGATTTTACTGATGATGTATCCGGCGGAAAAGCCGCGCTATGACGCGACGGAGCCTTCCGGCCTGTCGGCTTGCGTGACGCTCACTTTCGGCGGGACGTATGCCGTTGCCGTGACGCACATTGTTTCGGACAAGGGCCGTTTTCGAGGGACATCCCGCGCTAGGCGCGCTTTACTGACCGACAAGCTGACGACCGACCGGTTGCTCCAAAAAATCATTAAGCTCTCTTTTTTTAAAGCGGCAACGGCCGAAACGGGAAAAAGCCCCGTCTGGGGAGCACTGACTGGTATTAGACCGGGGAAGCTGGCAACGGCCCTCTTTGAAAGCGGACGAACCGAGCATCACATTCGCGGTGTCTATACGCGGGAATACGGCGCTATGCCGGAGCGGGCCTCTCTCTGCATTGATACGGCGCGGGCAGCCCTCCTTGTCAAAAAAACGTTATGCGAGAAGGACGTAGCGCTTTATATCGGCATCCCGTTTTGCCCGACGCGCTGCCATTACTGCAGCTTTGTCAGCCACAGCGTTGAAAAATCAATGAAGTTGATTGTGCCGTTTCTGGATGCGCTGATGCATGAAATCAATGCGCTGTCACAAACGGTGCGGGCGCTTGGCCTTCGTATCATTGCCGTCTATATCGGCGGCGGCACGCCCACGACGCTCTCACCGGAAGCGCTTGAGCAGCTGATGCAGACGCTAGGCAGGTCGCTTGACCTCTCTGGCGTTCGTGAATACACGGTGGAAGCGGGGCGGCCCGACACAATCACACCGGAAAAGCTGTCTGTTTTGCGCCGCAACGGTGCCGGGCGCATCAGTATTAACCCGCAGACAATGTCAAACGACGTCCTGCACGCTATTGGCCGCCGTCATTCTTCAGAAGACGTGCTGGAGGCCATGCGGCAAGCAAGAAAATCCCGGTTTGACGCCGTCAATATGGATCTCATCGCCGGTCTGCCCGGCGACACGGAACAGGGTTTCCGTGAATCGCTCGACAGCGTTTTGACGCTGTCGCCTGAAAATGTAACGGTTCACACGCTGTCGCTGAAAAAGGGGACGCGCGTGACGCTAGAGCAGACGTCGATACCGGGGGCAGGCGCTGTTTCCGGGATGCTTGATTATGCTGAAAAAACGCTGCGCGGGGCCGGATACCGCCCGTATTACTTATACCGGCAGAAATTTATGTCGGGTGGGTTTGAAAACGTCGGCTGGTGCCGCCCCGGTATGGAAAGCCTTTATAACATCCTTATCATGGAGGAGCTTTGCACCATACTGGCGCTCGGCGGCGGCGGCGTGACCAAGCTTGTCCGCCCGGAGACAGGCCGGATCGAACGGATATTCAACTATAAATATCCATATGAATATATTGATCATCAGGAACGCGTGGCAGCCGACAAAAGCCGCATTGAGGCTTTTTATCGTACGGCCTGGCCATCCGTCCTGTAA
- a CDS encoding MBL fold metallo-hydrolase, protein MLIKTLTVGQIETNCYIVTDEPTLKCAVIDPGDESTIILDYLESNRLQVSAILLTHGHFDHQLAAEAIAEETGAPIWVCRRDALPEGGDIFKLTVSDNVLFYGEGDTVTVGGLVFSVMETPGHSPGSVTLRCENALFTGDTLFRDSCGRTDLGEGDVKVLMRSLYRLYALEGDYEVYPGHMDATTLVRERAFNTYMKYAKEEYGRP, encoded by the coding sequence ATGCTGATAAAAACACTGACCGTCGGTCAGATTGAGACAAACTGCTATATCGTAACCGACGAGCCGACGCTCAAATGTGCGGTGATCGACCCGGGTGATGAATCGACGATCATTCTTGATTACCTTGAATCGAACCGGCTGCAGGTGTCGGCTATTTTGCTGACGCACGGCCACTTTGACCATCAGCTGGCCGCCGAAGCCATCGCCGAGGAGACGGGCGCGCCCATTTGGGTCTGCCGCCGCGATGCGCTGCCGGAAGGCGGCGACATCTTTAAGCTGACGGTCAGCGATAACGTGTTGTTTTATGGCGAAGGCGACACGGTGACGGTCGGCGGTCTCGTTTTTTCCGTTATGGAGACGCCCGGCCATTCGCCGGGCTCCGTCACACTCCGCTGTGAAAACGCCCTATTCACCGGCGACACGCTCTTTCGTGACAGCTGCGGCAGAACAGATTTAGGGGAGGGCGACGTCAAAGTGCTCATGCGATCTTTATACCGGCTTTATGCGCTCGAGGGGGACTATGAGGTCTATCCCGGTCATATGGACGCAACAACGCTTGTGCGGGAGCGCGCTTTTAATACGTATATGAAATATGCCAAAGAGGAATACGGCCGCCCATGA
- the mutS gene encoding DNA mismatch repair protein MutS, with translation MAEITPMMRQYFDIKEQNTDCILFFRLGDFYEMFGDDALTASKELDLTLTSRDRRTEDPDERIPMCGVPYHSAEAYIARLVAKGYKIAICEQMEDPALAKGLVDRDIVRIITPGTLIETSMLDEGRSNYLCAVCVLHAENAVCYADVSTGEIGVSFFDGSDTAHVLNELSAFSPAEAVLNVGAYDNSDILSLLTDKLGCLVQQSEARFDFMQAAMRLCAQFNVSSLDALGLGGSSAAVSAVGALLSYMTDTQKTDLSHLNTLRMNTAGKFMELDLQTIRNLELVASQKTGEKRGSLLWVLDRTKTPMGRRLLRAWVLRPLLHTAEIKRRQAAVCELFSDTVTRSELLNILRDVGDMERLVGRITYGSAGCRDLKALESALRHLPSILSLLAPMHTPLLAELRKIDNLADIERRIRETIEDEPPFSVREGGFIRRGVSEDVDYLRGLLKDSTGAMAAIEAKERERTGKKLKVGYNKVFGYYIEIPRSASDNVPDDYIRKQTLTSCERFITQELKELETALLTAKDKLSALEYALFEDLRTAVAKEVGRLQAASFTVAAVDVLCALAEVAVKNNYCMPETDVSGVINIQDGRHPVVEKMQTETLFVPNDTHLDTDNARTLIITGPNMAGKSTYMRQTALIVLMAQIGSFVPAKSARLGLVDRVFTRIGASDDLASGKSTFMVEMTEVAEILKAATSRSLLILDEIGRGTSTYDGMSIARAVLEHCADKKKLGAKTLFSTHYHELTVLENETPGVKNYNISAKKRGGDIIFLRKIVPGGADDSYGIEVASLAGVSESIIRRAKTVLSDLEAQNGTKTQATVSENDDQLSLLDMAGSQIAQSLKKTDLNTLTPLEALNLLYELKKNL, from the coding sequence ATGGCTGAAATCACGCCGATGATGCGGCAGTATTTTGATATAAAAGAGCAAAATACAGACTGCATCCTCTTTTTCCGTCTTGGCGATTTTTATGAAATGTTTGGGGACGATGCGCTGACGGCGTCGAAAGAGCTCGATTTAACGCTCACCTCACGCGACAGACGGACGGAAGACCCCGACGAGCGGATACCGATGTGCGGCGTGCCATACCACTCGGCTGAGGCATACATCGCGCGTCTCGTCGCCAAGGGGTATAAAATTGCCATCTGCGAGCAGATGGAAGATCCGGCGCTTGCCAAAGGGCTCGTCGATAGGGATATTGTCCGCATCATCACACCGGGGACGCTGATTGAAACGTCGATGCTGGACGAAGGGCGGTCAAATTATCTGTGCGCCGTCTGCGTGCTACACGCGGAAAACGCCGTCTGTTATGCCGATGTGTCGACCGGTGAGATCGGTGTTTCGTTCTTTGACGGCAGCGACACCGCCCATGTGCTCAACGAACTGAGCGCGTTTTCGCCGGCTGAGGCCGTTTTAAACGTCGGCGCTTATGATAACAGCGATATTTTAAGCCTCCTGACCGATAAGCTTGGCTGTCTGGTGCAGCAGAGCGAGGCGCGATTTGATTTTATGCAGGCTGCTATGCGCCTTTGCGCACAGTTTAACGTCTCAAGTCTGGACGCGCTTGGCCTTGGCGGCAGCAGTGCCGCCGTCAGCGCCGTCGGTGCCTTGCTGTCGTATATGACGGACACGCAGAAAACAGACCTCTCCCACCTGAACACCTTACGTATGAACACCGCCGGCAAATTTATGGAGCTCGATCTTCAAACAATCAGAAACCTCGAGCTTGTCGCGTCGCAGAAGACTGGTGAAAAGCGCGGCAGCCTCCTTTGGGTGCTCGACAGAACAAAAACGCCGATGGGTCGGCGTCTCCTCCGAGCTTGGGTTCTCCGCCCGCTTTTGCACACGGCGGAAATCAAACGGCGGCAAGCCGCCGTTTGTGAATTGTTTTCAGACACCGTTACCCGCTCGGAACTTCTGAATATCCTGCGTGATGTGGGCGATATGGAGCGCCTTGTCGGCAGAATCACCTACGGCAGCGCGGGTTGCCGGGATTTAAAGGCTCTGGAATCAGCCCTCCGGCACCTGCCGTCTATCCTGTCGCTTTTGGCACCCATGCACACGCCGCTTTTAGCGGAGCTTCGAAAAATTGATAACTTGGCCGACATTGAAAGACGCATCCGGGAAACGATTGAAGACGAGCCGCCGTTTTCCGTCCGGGAGGGCGGTTTTATCCGGCGGGGCGTCAGCGAGGACGTTGACTATCTGCGCGGGCTATTAAAGGACAGTACGGGCGCGATGGCCGCCATTGAAGCCAAAGAGCGTGAGCGAACCGGCAAAAAGCTCAAGGTTGGTTACAACAAGGTCTTCGGCTATTACATTGAAATTCCGCGCTCAGCCTCCGACAATGTCCCAGATGATTACATCCGAAAACAAACACTCACAAGCTGCGAGCGCTTTATCACGCAAGAGCTCAAAGAGCTTGAGACGGCGCTTTTAACGGCGAAGGACAAGCTGTCCGCTCTTGAATACGCTCTTTTCGAAGATTTGAGAACAGCCGTTGCCAAAGAGGTCGGGCGTCTTCAGGCCGCGTCTTTTACCGTCGCCGCCGTTGACGTTTTGTGCGCGCTCGCGGAAGTGGCCGTTAAAAACAATTACTGCATGCCGGAGACAGACGTTTCCGGTGTGATAAACATTCAAGATGGCCGTCATCCCGTCGTTGAGAAGATGCAGACGGAAACACTTTTCGTGCCCAACGATACGCATCTCGATACGGATAACGCGCGGACGCTGATCATCACGGGCCCGAACATGGCCGGTAAATCGACATACATGCGCCAGACGGCCCTCATCGTTTTAATGGCGCAAATCGGCTCATTTGTGCCCGCCAAAAGCGCCCGTCTCGGGCTTGTTGACCGTGTATTCACGCGCATCGGTGCCTCAGACGATCTCGCGTCCGGCAAGTCGACCTTCATGGTGGAGATGACTGAGGTCGCCGAGATCTTAAAGGCAGCGACAAGCCGAAGCCTTCTCATTTTAGATGAAATCGGGCGCGGCACATCCACGTATGACGGGATGTCGATCGCCCGAGCCGTTTTAGAACACTGCGCCGACAAGAAAAAGCTCGGCGCAAAAACGCTTTTTTCTACGCACTACCATGAGCTGACGGTTCTGGAAAATGAGACGCCCGGCGTTAAAAACTACAACATATCGGCCAAAAAACGTGGTGGGGACATCATCTTTTTGCGAAAAATCGTCCCCGGCGGCGCGGACGACAGCTATGGCATCGAGGTCGCCAGTCTTGCCGGTGTCTCGGAGAGCATCATCCGCCGTGCCAAAACCGTCCTGTCCGACTTAGAGGCACAAAATGGCACGAAGACGCAAGCCACCGTCTCAGAAAACGACGATCAGCTGTCACTGTTGGATATGGCAGGCAGCCAAATTGCCCAATCGCTGAAAAAGACCGATTTAAACACGCTGACACCGCTTGAGGCGCTCAATCTCCTGTATGAACTGAAAAAAAATCTATGA
- the rpiB gene encoding ribose 5-phosphate isomerase B, with product MLALGCDHGGFCLLRDVMAYLDAHNIPYKDFGTFSEDSCDYPVIAEPVARAVADRSYEKGILICGTGIGMSIAANKIPGIRAALCGDTYSAEMTRRHNDANILALGARVIGTGLALKIVETFLETPFEGGRHQRRIDILRTLETGK from the coding sequence ATGCTTGCTCTCGGCTGTGACCACGGCGGCTTTTGCCTGCTGCGCGACGTGATGGCCTATCTCGACGCGCACAATATCCCCTATAAGGACTTTGGGACGTTTTCGGAAGACAGCTGCGATTACCCTGTGATCGCCGAACCTGTCGCGCGGGCCGTGGCGGACAGGTCATATGAAAAAGGCATCCTGATCTGCGGTACCGGGATCGGTATGTCGATAGCGGCCAATAAAATTCCCGGCATTCGGGCCGCGCTGTGCGGTGACACCTACTCGGCTGAGATGACGCGCCGGCATAACGACGCTAATATTCTAGCTCTCGGCGCGCGTGTCATCGGTACCGGCCTTGCCCTGAAAATTGTGGAGACGTTTCTGGAAACGCCTTTTGAAGGCGGTCGCCACCAGCGCCGCATTGACATTCTCCGCACGCTGGAAACCGGGAAGTGA
- the recJ gene encoding single-stranded-DNA-specific exonuclease RecJ, with protein MKFEKWEIKGYDRAVAARMTRSGLNPLVAVTLASRGITTTEEAEAFQCDDFSLIADPFLLKDMDRAVDRIQKAINNGEHIAIYGDYDVDGMTSSCLLASFFRAKGVEAEIYIPGRMDEGYGLNAAALDALAARGVTLVITVDCGITACREADYARSIGLDLIITDHHACKSEMPQAVAVVDPKQQDCPSPNKSLAGVGVAFMLVCALEKSRSMEYLLETYGDLVAIGTIADVMPVVGENRVLIRRGMMALNKKTRPGLRRLMRVAGLESRAVSVSMIGYNLAPRLNAAGRMGRTSLTVDLLLTESEDEADRLASELTGLNSERRQLEADIFEQAQAALAASRPVGPVVLANRGWYQGVMGIVAARIAEQFFYPTIMISVDDDGMGRGSCRSIGRFCMYAALESCSDLLENYGGHEMAAGLTIAEENIDAFRERLLAIYSQMVTQPCVSSLFIDFEVIKPELLSLENITALERFEPFGNGFLMPVFCLRAATLTSVTPVGGGKHTKMRVLKNGKVFDCILFGTSADDLSVSRGALVDLAFEAQVNEYRAWRSVQLHVLDIRPHMELG; from the coding sequence ATGAAATTCGAAAAGTGGGAGATAAAAGGGTACGACAGAGCGGTCGCCGCCCGTATGACTCGAAGCGGTTTAAACCCGCTTGTCGCCGTCACCCTCGCATCCCGCGGGATCACGACGACCGAAGAGGCTGAGGCATTCCAGTGCGATGACTTCAGCCTGATTGCAGACCCATTTCTCCTCAAGGATATGGACCGCGCCGTTGACCGGATTCAAAAGGCTATTAATAACGGCGAGCATATCGCGATTTATGGCGACTACGATGTTGACGGCATGACGTCCAGCTGCCTTCTGGCCAGCTTTTTCCGCGCAAAAGGCGTTGAGGCTGAAATTTATATTCCCGGCCGCATGGACGAGGGATATGGCTTGAACGCCGCCGCGCTGGACGCGCTGGCTGCGCGCGGCGTGACGCTTGTTATTACGGTCGATTGCGGCATTACGGCCTGCCGCGAGGCCGATTACGCCCGTTCAATTGGGCTTGACCTCATCATTACAGACCATCATGCCTGTAAAAGCGAGATGCCTCAGGCCGTTGCCGTCGTTGACCCCAAGCAGCAGGACTGCCCGTCTCCCAATAAATCACTTGCAGGTGTCGGTGTTGCCTTTATGCTCGTCTGTGCGCTGGAAAAAAGCCGGAGCATGGAGTATCTGCTTGAGACATACGGCGATCTTGTGGCCATCGGTACGATTGCCGACGTGATGCCCGTCGTCGGCGAAAACCGCGTGTTAATCCGACGTGGCATGATGGCACTGAACAAAAAAACACGACCAGGCCTGCGACGCTTGATGCGGGTGGCTGGATTGGAAAGCCGTGCCGTCAGCGTTTCCATGATTGGCTATAATTTGGCACCGCGTCTGAATGCGGCCGGTCGAATGGGGCGGACATCTTTGACCGTCGATTTGCTGCTGACGGAGAGTGAAGACGAGGCCGACCGACTGGCATCGGAATTGACCGGCCTCAACAGTGAACGACGGCAGCTTGAAGCGGATATCTTTGAACAGGCGCAGGCGGCGCTGGCGGCATCCCGCCCGGTTGGCCCTGTGGTACTGGCAAACAGGGGCTGGTATCAGGGCGTTATGGGCATCGTGGCGGCGCGGATTGCCGAGCAGTTTTTTTATCCTACCATCATGATCAGCGTTGATGACGACGGGATGGGCCGTGGCTCCTGCCGCAGCATCGGCAGATTCTGCATGTATGCAGCGCTAGAAAGCTGCAGCGACCTGCTGGAAAACTACGGCGGCCACGAAATGGCCGCTGGGCTCACGATTGCCGAAGAAAATATTGACGCCTTTCGCGAGCGATTGCTGGCCATATATAGCCAGATGGTGACGCAGCCATGCGTCTCGTCGCTCTTTATTGATTTTGAGGTCATCAAGCCCGAGCTTTTATCGCTTGAAAATATCACGGCACTTGAGCGCTTTGAACCATTTGGCAATGGGTTTCTGATGCCGGTTTTCTGCCTGCGGGCGGCGACGCTGACCTCGGTAACGCCTGTCGGTGGCGGCAAGCACACAAAAATGCGTGTTTTGAAGAACGGCAAGGTCTTTGACTGTATTCTTTTCGGCACGTCGGCCGATGATCTGAGTGTCAGCCGTGGGGCGCTTGTTGACCTCGCTTTCGAGGCGCAGGTTAATGAATACCGCGCCTGGCGGAGTGTTCAGCTGCATGTTCTCGATATCCGGCCGCATATGGAGTTGGGCTAA
- a CDS encoding D-tyrosyl-tRNA(Tyr) deacylase — MRAVVTRVSSASVTADGAVTGRIDKGLLVLLGVAPNDTANEAARLADKITGLRIFEDDRGKMNLNLSAVGGGLLVVSQFTLFADLKSRRPGFSGAAKPDIAMALYEYFIAQCRQAGYQTETGIFGADMAVMSVNDGPVTLVLDTAAN; from the coding sequence TTGCGCGCTGTTGTAACACGCGTCAGTTCGGCGTCCGTCACCGCTGACGGCGCCGTGACGGGCCGGATTGACAAAGGGCTTTTGGTATTGCTTGGCGTTGCGCCAAACGACACGGCCAATGAAGCCGCGCGCCTTGCCGATAAAATCACGGGACTTCGGATTTTTGAGGATGACCGCGGAAAAATGAACTTAAATCTCTCCGCAGTCGGCGGCGGCTTGCTCGTCGTTTCACAGTTTACGCTGTTTGCCGACCTCAAAAGCCGCCGGCCGGGTTTTTCCGGTGCGGCAAAGCCTGATATTGCTATGGCGCTATATGAGTATTTTATTGCGCAGTGCCGACAGGCGGGCTATCAGACCGAAACGGGCATTTTCGGTGCCGATATGGCCGTTATGTCCGTTAATGACGGGCCTGTGACGCTTGTACTGGACACAGCTGCAAATTAA
- a CDS encoding nucleoside kinase yields the protein MGYELSVINSKISSAPSAFINACEETFNKSVEAAAQVAAQNLGRSPIILLSGPSGSGKTTTAKKITNALEQLGITAHNVSLDNYFLTINAETAPKTPEGEIDYESPKCLDMDLLNKHFAQLAAGEEIAIPHFSFQEQERIDGRVVPMKLNHNEMVIFEGIHALNDCITFEHPNAFKIYVSTMTDIVDNGNVIVEGAGLRLVRRLVRDAFFRGAEPEFTLQMWKNVRRGEQLNIIPFKDAADLKIDSALPYEISVMKRFSRGVFDKVDEGTEHFKELDQVMNAFPRFEEIDDAAIPADSILREFIGGSSFTY from the coding sequence ATGGGTTACGAACTGTCAGTCATCAACAGTAAAATCAGCAGCGCGCCGTCGGCATTCATCAATGCCTGTGAAGAAACCTTCAACAAAAGTGTTGAGGCGGCGGCACAGGTGGCCGCCCAGAATCTCGGCAGGAGCCCGATTATTCTGTTATCCGGCCCGTCCGGCTCCGGCAAGACGACAACGGCCAAGAAGATTACAAACGCGCTCGAACAGCTTGGTATCACCGCCCACAACGTCTCGCTGGATAATTACTTTTTGACGATTAATGCTGAAACGGCCCCGAAGACACCGGAGGGCGAGATCGATTATGAGTCTCCGAAATGCCTGGATATGGACCTGTTGAACAAGCATTTTGCGCAGTTGGCGGCTGGTGAGGAAATCGCCATTCCGCATTTCAGCTTTCAGGAACAGGAACGCATTGACGGCCGTGTCGTGCCAATGAAGCTTAATCACAATGAGATGGTGATTTTTGAAGGAATTCACGCGCTGAACGACTGTATCACATTTGAGCATCCAAATGCTTTTAAAATTTACGTCAGTACCATGACGGACATAGTCGATAACGGTAATGTGATCGTTGAAGGCGCGGGGCTTCGCCTCGTCCGGCGGCTTGTCCGCGACGCTTTTTTCCGCGGCGCCGAGCCGGAATTTACGCTGCAGATGTGGAAAAATGTCCGCCGCGGCGAGCAGCTGAATATTATTCCCTTTAAAGACGCCGCTGATCTGAAAATTGACTCTGCCCTGCCTTATGAAATATCCGTTATGAAACGGTTTTCACGCGGCGTTTTCGACAAGGTGGACGAAGGGACAGAGCATTTCAAGGAGCTTGACCAGGTTATGAACGCCTTCCCCCGCTTTGAGGAGATTGACGACGCGGCCATCCCGGCTGATTCCATCCTGCGCGAATTTATCGGCGGCAGCAGCTTTACCTACTGA
- a CDS encoding bifunctional (p)ppGpp synthetase/guanosine-3',5'-bis(diphosphate) 3'-pyrophosphohydrolase — protein MEELEEKYRHFESIIRENNPAADLARIRAAYDFAQNAHQEQQRKDGTPYISHPLAAAAIIAEMGLDEEAIIAALLHDCIEDTGVTHEEIAKRFGASVADIVEGVTKLSRVTYTSKEEEQMENLRKMLLAMAKDIRVILIKMADRLHNMRTMEYQTADKQKEKALETMEIYAPLAHRLGMQKIKWELEDRSIYYLDPIGYAEIEEGLRRIRISNETFIQSIQQRIADRLHENGISCDVYGRIKHIYSIYRKMYSQNKTLSEVLDLYAFRVIVGDIADCYNVLGYIHEMFRPIPGHFKDYIGTPKPNMYQSLHTTVLGSEGIPFEVQIRTWEMHHTAEYGIAAHWKYKQGISGKNADEEKFAWIRRLLETQQDTDAQDFFQELKIDMFSDEVFVFTPRGDVINLPAGATPIDFAYNIHSAVGNRMTGAIVNGRIVPYNHILANGDIVEVLTSNSSKGPSRDWLNIVKSPEARNKIRQWFKKEKREENITHGKMAFESELKRVALPMADIMREDVLPKLLKKLSFASLDELYAAIGYGGITSQKAVNRIRDELRTMDRVKKKDETDPLSFEARPDKKLKPIHGILVEGIDNCLVKFARCCAPVPGDEAIGFITRGFGVSVHRKDCKNYLKSIEEPDESGRWVRVAWANAETDVYSTVLYLVVRERSGVVLDVTTILNALKIKMTSIAAKDVGDVTTVSIVIEVKNRDDLNTAIARLATVPGVIEIKRGDG, from the coding sequence ATGGAAGAACTCGAGGAAAAATATCGGCATTTTGAGTCGATTATCAGGGAAAACAACCCGGCTGCCGATTTGGCGCGCATCCGGGCTGCTTACGATTTTGCCCAAAATGCCCATCAGGAGCAGCAGCGCAAGGACGGCACGCCCTATATCTCCCATCCGCTGGCCGCCGCCGCGATCATTGCCGAAATGGGTCTTGACGAAGAGGCGATTATTGCAGCGCTTCTCCATGACTGTATCGAGGACACCGGTGTCACACATGAGGAGATTGCCAAGCGCTTCGGTGCGAGTGTTGCCGACATCGTCGAGGGTGTGACGAAGCTCTCCCGCGTGACGTATACGAGCAAGGAAGAAGAGCAGATGGAAAATCTGCGCAAAATGCTTCTGGCGATGGCCAAGGATATCCGGGTTATCCTGATCAAAATGGCCGACCGGCTGCATAATATGCGCACGATGGAATATCAGACGGCGGACAAGCAAAAAGAAAAAGCCCTTGAAACAATGGAGATATACGCGCCGCTCGCACACCGCCTTGGTATGCAGAAAATCAAATGGGAGCTTGAAGACCGGTCAATTTATTACCTCGACCCCATCGGTTATGCGGAGATTGAGGAAGGCCTGCGCCGCATCCGCATTTCAAATGAGACGTTTATTCAGTCCATTCAGCAAAGAATTGCCGACCGCCTCCATGAAAACGGCATCTCTTGTGATGTTTATGGGCGCATTAAGCATATCTACAGCATTTATCGCAAAATGTACAGCCAGAACAAAACGCTCTCGGAAGTGCTGGACCTTTACGCTTTCCGTGTCATCGTGGGCGATATTGCCGATTGCTACAATGTTCTCGGCTATATTCACGAGATGTTCCGCCCGATTCCCGGCCATTTTAAAGATTATATCGGCACGCCGAAGCCAAACATGTATCAAAGCCTTCACACAACGGTCCTCGGCAGCGAAGGCATTCCGTTTGAGGTTCAGATCCGCACGTGGGAGATGCACCACACGGCGGAATACGGTATCGCCGCCCACTGGAAGTATAAGCAGGGTATCAGCGGCAAGAATGCCGATGAAGAGAAATTTGCCTGGATCAGGCGCCTTTTAGAAACACAGCAGGATACTGATGCGCAGGACTTCTTCCAGGAACTGAAGATTGATATGTTTTCCGATGAGGTCTTCGTCTTCACGCCGCGCGGTGACGTTATTAACCTGCCCGCAGGCGCAACGCCGATTGACTTTGCCTATAATATCCACTCGGCCGTCGGCAACAGGATGACGGGGGCCATTGTCAACGGGCGCATTGTGCCCTATAACCACATCCTCGCAAATGGCGATATTGTCGAGGTGCTGACCTCAAATTCCTCCAAAGGGCCAAGCCGTGACTGGCTGAACATCGTCAAAAGCCCGGAAGCGCGGAATAAAATCCGCCAGTGGTTTAAAAAAGAAAAGCGCGAAGAGAATATTACGCACGGCAAAATGGCCTTCGAGTCCGAGCTCAAGCGCGTGGCGCTGCCCATGGCGGATATCATGCGCGAGGATGTGCTGCCGAAGCTTCTTAAAAAGCTTTCTTTCGCGTCACTTGACGAGCTGTACGCCGCCATTGGTTACGGGGGTATCACATCGCAAAAGGCGGTTAACCGGATTCGGGACGAGCTGCGCACAATGGATCGCGTCAAGAAAAAGGATGAGACGGATCCTTTATCGTTTGAGGCGCGGCCGGATAAAAAGCTCAAGCCGATTCACGGCATCCTTGTGGAGGGTATTGACAACTGCCTTGTCAAGTTCGCGCGGTGCTGTGCGCCAGTACCCGGCGACGAGGCTATCGGCTTTATCACGCGCGGCTTCGGCGTGTCCGTGCACCGCAAAGACTGTAAAAATTATCTTAAATCGATTGAAGAGCCAGACGAGTCTGGGCGGTGGGTACGCGTCGCTTGGGCCAACGCGGAGACGGACGTTTACTCAACAGTGCTTTATTTAGTTGTCAGAGAGCGCAGCGGCGTTGTCCTCGACGTGACGACGATTTTAAACGCCCTGAAAATTAAGATGACATCGATAGCGGCCAAGGATGTCGGTGATGTCACAACGGTGTCGATTGTCATCGAGGTTAAAAACCGTGACGATTTGAATACGGCCATCGCGCGCCTGGCAACCGTGCCGGGAGTCATTGAAATCAAACGCGGTGACGGCTGA